Proteins from a single region of Candidatus Woesearchaeota archaeon:
- a CDS encoding DUF84 family protein, producing MTPKIIITVGSLAPPKIAAVEKALERYALKCSFLKDREVREIEVKTTVPAQPMNRSDTIEGAKQRARAALKDSTWGVGIESGFSAVPESKVGYLECSVCAIYDGEEYFLGFSPAFECPPEIMTFLLKGYNLSEAMKHAGLTTQEYVGYAEGAVGILSQGVLTRKDYLQVAVEMALMGAVRKIKRE from the coding sequence ATGACTCCAAAAATAATTATTACAGTTGGTTCTTTAGCACCACCAAAAATAGCTGCTGTTGAAAAAGCATTAGAACGATATGCACTTAAATGTTCTTTCTTGAAAGATAGAGAGGTCCGAGAGATAGAAGTGAAAACTACTGTTCCGGCGCAACCAATGAATCGCAGTGATACTATTGAAGGGGCAAAGCAACGAGCACGAGCAGCGCTGAAAGATTCAACATGGGGAGTAGGTATTGAGTCAGGATTTAGCGCAGTACCCGAATCAAAAGTAGGGTATTTAGAGTGTAGTGTTTGTGCAATTTATGATGGAGAAGAATATTTTTTGGGCTTTTCACCTGCGTTTGAATGCCCACCAGAGATTATGACTTTTCTTTTGAAAGGATACAATCTTAGTGAAGCTATGAAACATGCAGGATTAACTACTCAGGAGTATGTGGGATATGCAGAGGGAGCAGTAGGGATTTTATCTCAGGGGGTTCTTACTCGAAAAGATTATCTTCAAGTAGCAGTGGAAATGGCGTTGATGGGTGCAGTGCGAAAAATTAAACGGGAGTAA
- a CDS encoding class I SAM-dependent methyltransferase → MIINPKEARTFGQISALYEEARPNYPPALIDDIIAFSRIPSGGKVLDIGCGSGQVTFPFAQRGYPVIGLDVSVEMIDIAKHKCSSFPQVSFMVGPFEEVDIEDHSLDLITSGMAWHWVTSKDRYQKAARLLNEKGAIALFWQYQPREESELVTQMGKILDRWGGPNRGPAGGRVNEIAHEVMAELHTSSEFSNVELREYNEKLQFTQQQYRNLVFSYGWVQGLNAENQRGLENDLNVLLTQQQEPLVIPYKHVLVMAKKN, encoded by the coding sequence ATGATTATTAACCCTAAAGAAGCTCGTACCTTTGGTCAAATAAGTGCACTGTATGAAGAAGCAAGACCAAATTATCCTCCTGCACTCATTGATGATATCATCGCATTCTCTCGAATACCCTCGGGTGGTAAAGTTCTCGACATTGGCTGTGGATCTGGGCAAGTAACATTTCCTTTTGCTCAACGTGGATACCCAGTCATAGGATTAGATGTTAGTGTAGAAATGATCGACATTGCTAAACATAAATGTTCTTCGTTTCCACAAGTTAGTTTCATGGTAGGTCCTTTCGAAGAAGTAGATATTGAAGATCATTCTCTAGATTTAATCACTTCGGGCATGGCGTGGCATTGGGTCACTTCCAAAGATCGATATCAAAAAGCAGCGAGACTTCTCAATGAGAAAGGAGCCATTGCCCTCTTCTGGCAATATCAACCTCGAGAAGAGTCAGAACTCGTGACGCAAATGGGTAAAATTCTCGATCGCTGGGGTGGACCAAACCGCGGACCTGCTGGCGGACGAGTTAATGAGATCGCGCACGAGGTGATGGCAGAACTTCACACATCGTCGGAATTTAGTAATGTTGAGCTACGCGAATACAACGAAAAACTTCAATTTACACAACAGCAATATCGCAATTTAGTTTTCTCCTATGGTTGGGTGCAAGGTCTAAATGCAGAAAATCAGCGCGGTTTAGAAAACGATCTCAACGTCTTATTAACTCAACAGCAAGAACCATTAGTTATTCCATATAAACACGTGTTAGTTATGGCGAAAAAGAATTAA
- a CDS encoding cysteine desulfurase: MYSMIYLDYASATPVRKEVLKEITKYQTKFFANPSSIHQAGQDVADYLKKAESTIHTILKTHTQDQLIFTSGGTESINLAIQGIVFASKQKVKHIITTTIEHKAVLETCKFLENIRHAKVTYIKPQPNGIVNPKDIENAITKDTILISVMYANNEIGTIQPIEKIATITKKHKILFHTDACQAGSYLDLNVQELGVDLMTLNSGKMYGPKGAGLLYVKKDTPLAALLYGGHQQNGLRPGTENVAGIMGFSKALELAQKEKIKEVKRLTRLRDSFISTILKTIPRSRLNGDKTTRLANNINLSFAGVEGEALVRYLSQQGICISTASACTANSIEVSHVIKELNLPKEYARGTIRITIGRTTTKKELDVVLKKLTETVKILRLAN, translated from the coding sequence ATTTATTCTATGATCTATCTCGACTACGCTTCTGCAACGCCTGTTCGTAAAGAAGTTCTCAAGGAAATAACGAAATACCAAACAAAATTCTTTGCCAACCCAAGTAGTATCCATCAAGCAGGACAAGATGTTGCTGACTATCTCAAAAAAGCAGAATCAACAATACATACAATTCTCAAGACTCATACACAGGATCAACTCATTTTCACTTCTGGCGGTACAGAAAGTATTAATCTTGCCATCCAAGGCATCGTTTTTGCATCAAAACAGAAAGTAAAACATATTATTACCACTACCATTGAACATAAAGCAGTTCTTGAAACCTGTAAATTTCTCGAAAATATACGCCACGCAAAAGTTACCTACATTAAACCACAACCAAACGGCATTGTTAATCCAAAAGACATCGAAAACGCCATAACCAAAGATACGATTCTGATCAGTGTGATGTATGCTAACAATGAAATAGGCACAATTCAACCAATAGAAAAAATAGCTACTATTACCAAAAAGCACAAAATTCTCTTTCACACTGATGCCTGTCAAGCAGGATCTTATCTTGATCTCAATGTACAAGAATTAGGTGTTGATCTTATGACACTCAACAGCGGCAAAATGTATGGACCAAAAGGTGCGGGATTACTCTACGTGAAAAAAGACACTCCACTCGCCGCGTTGCTCTACGGCGGACACCAACAAAATGGGCTGCGTCCGGGAACAGAAAACGTCGCAGGTATTATGGGGTTTTCTAAAGCACTTGAATTAGCGCAGAAAGAAAAAATCAAAGAAGTCAAACGTCTCACACGATTACGCGACTCATTCATCTCAACTATCCTAAAAACTATCCCCCGAAGCAGACTCAACGGCGACAAAACCACTCGTCTCGCCAACAACATCAATCTCTCATTTGCAGGAGTCGAAGGCGAAGCACTCGTTCGTTATTTGAGCCAGCAGGGAATTTGCATTTCAACAGCGAGTGCCTGTACTGCAAATTCCATTGAAGTGAGCCATGTCATCAAAGAATTGAATCTGCCCAAAGAATACGCACGAGGAACGATCAGGATTACAATAGGAAGAACAACCACAAAGAAAGAGTTGGACGTTGTATTAAAAAAATTAACAGAGACTGTGAAAATACTACGACTAGCCAATTAA
- a CDS encoding type II/IV secretion system ATPase subunit, whose amino-acid sequence MVTTDKACFEYETYHEGENKIVRISAEKCAFPPSVEYSEICMSKVIDILIANSGITTIIITQLREYEYDAPQTALLVEVAMLYNKINKLERKQYSHLVSDPIHQRYIGPAYAEFARIISKQFKEDPIGAYVALRRLERREKTLANAYINEQHRESHGAFVALLEGVLRAFDELALIRVLGSHLNEYRMGDRSVYGIVFRPTTRPDFMYTKLITEFPENSNLTDSYTFAVGGEQCEVNIFTFDDNVKTLFHLTPPEFQFEEELYELLDDAKRIMSEHKPSREEFVDPQRMREVFFNIGRDLLSDLIEHKGLDVEDDKIDQLAQALLRYTVGFGLIELLLADPKVQDVNINSPNGELPIFIVHQDYGDCYTNIYPTHLEVESWATKLRLISGRPLDEANPILDTELVVKGFTSRVSAITAPLSPTGLVFSFRRHRDYPWTFPLYMQPKVKYMNALSAGLLSFLIDNNATILVAGTRSSGKSSLLGSFLTEMMRRTRIITVEDTFELPQESLRALGYNIEPLKVASALSSPGSEVDPAIGIRSTLRLGDSSIFVGEVRSKEAIALFEAMRVGAAANVVAGTIHADSPYGVFDRVVNDIGVPKTSFKAIDIIVVTNPVISGLKRYKRVLRITEVRKEWDEDPLREGGFVDLMVYNPVTDQLEITDELMNGNSEVLKRMAGKVREFSGDWDAVWNNITLRAECKKALVDIVAEKNLPNLLEAGFVIAANDQFRLISDRVKEKTGKLDSSKIMFEYKEWLKREVKKKG is encoded by the coding sequence ATGGTGACTACTGATAAAGCGTGTTTTGAGTACGAGACGTACCATGAAGGTGAGAACAAAATCGTACGTATTAGTGCCGAGAAGTGCGCTTTTCCTCCTTCTGTTGAATACAGTGAAATCTGTATGAGTAAAGTGATTGATATTTTAATTGCTAATTCAGGTATTACAACGATTATTATCACACAATTACGAGAGTATGAATATGATGCGCCCCAAACGGCACTTCTTGTCGAGGTGGCGATGCTTTATAACAAAATCAACAAGCTGGAGAGAAAACAATATTCTCATTTAGTATCTGATCCCATTCACCAGCGCTATATTGGTCCTGCCTATGCAGAGTTTGCACGCATCATCTCGAAACAATTCAAAGAAGATCCTATTGGAGCATATGTGGCATTACGGCGGCTTGAACGTCGTGAAAAAACACTGGCGAATGCATATATTAATGAACAACATCGGGAAAGCCATGGCGCATTTGTGGCGCTACTTGAAGGAGTACTACGGGCATTTGATGAATTAGCGTTAATTCGTGTTCTTGGGTCTCACTTAAATGAATACCGAATGGGTGATCGTTCGGTGTATGGGATTGTGTTTCGACCAACCACTCGCCCTGATTTTATGTATACTAAGTTAATTACAGAATTTCCCGAGAATAGTAATCTCACTGATAGTTATACTTTTGCTGTTGGGGGAGAACAGTGCGAAGTGAATATCTTTACGTTTGATGATAATGTTAAAACATTATTTCACCTTACGCCCCCTGAATTTCAGTTTGAAGAGGAACTCTATGAGTTGCTTGATGATGCAAAGCGAATTATGTCAGAACATAAACCAAGCCGTGAAGAGTTCGTTGATCCGCAACGTATGCGTGAAGTTTTTTTTAATATTGGACGAGATTTGTTAAGTGATTTAATTGAACACAAAGGATTGGATGTAGAAGATGACAAAATTGATCAACTTGCTCAAGCATTATTACGTTATACCGTTGGTTTTGGATTAATTGAATTGTTGCTCGCTGATCCGAAAGTTCAGGATGTAAATATTAACTCACCCAATGGAGAATTACCTATCTTTATAGTGCATCAGGACTATGGTGATTGTTACACTAATATTTATCCTACACATCTGGAAGTAGAGAGTTGGGCGACAAAGTTGCGCTTAATTTCAGGACGACCACTTGATGAAGCAAATCCTATCCTTGATACAGAACTTGTTGTGAAAGGATTTACCTCTCGGGTATCAGCAATTACTGCTCCGCTTAGTCCAACAGGATTGGTATTCTCATTTCGTCGTCATCGTGATTATCCCTGGACGTTTCCATTATATATGCAGCCAAAGGTAAAGTATATGAATGCACTCTCTGCTGGCTTGTTGAGTTTTTTAATTGATAATAATGCCACTATTCTTGTTGCAGGAACACGGTCAAGCGGGAAGAGTAGTTTATTGGGAAGTTTTTTGACTGAGATGATGCGACGGACTCGTATTATTACGGTTGAGGACACTTTTGAGTTGCCACAAGAATCACTGCGCGCGTTAGGATATAATATTGAACCACTTAAAGTTGCGTCAGCATTGTCATCTCCTGGTTCTGAAGTTGATCCGGCTATTGGTATTCGTTCAACACTTCGGTTAGGAGATTCTTCCATTTTTGTGGGTGAGGTAAGGTCTAAAGAAGCGATTGCGCTGTTTGAAGCGATGCGGGTTGGCGCTGCGGCAAACGTCGTTGCTGGTACGATTCATGCGGATTCTCCCTACGGCGTATTTGATCGCGTGGTGAACGATATTGGCGTTCCGAAAACATCGTTTAAAGCGATTGATATTATTGTTGTCACAAATCCAGTTATTTCTGGATTGAAACGATATAAACGAGTCTTGCGCATTACTGAAGTGCGTAAAGAATGGGATGAAGACCCTTTACGTGAAGGGGGATTTGTTGATTTGATGGTATATAACCCCGTTACTGATCAATTAGAAATTACTGATGAATTAATGAATGGTAATTCTGAAGTGTTAAAGAGAATGGCAGGAAAAGTTCGTGAGTTTTCAGGGGACTGGGACGCAGTGTGGAACAATATTACTTTGCGCGCTGAATGTAAAAAAGCATTAGTTGATATTGTTGCAGAGAAAAATTTGCCTAATTTATTGGAAGCTGGATTTGTGATTGCCGCGAATGATCAATTTCGTTTGATTTCTGATAGAGTGAAAGAGAAGACGGGAAAGCTGGATTCGAGCAAGATTATGTTTGAGTATAAAGAGTGGCTGAAGAGGGAAGTTAAGAAGAAAGGGTAG
- a CDS encoding histidine phosphatase family protein has translation MTVKITYFVHGTTTDNEQDIATGQNQGELSERGIKESEELARLTADKKFEVVFCSDLQRAVDSAFHAFGSRFFVLLDDHLREANYGTLTGKSFKLIKSKLYHYVHTPFPQGESLTDVEKRIKEFLLFVKKKYDGKSIAIVGHQAPQLALDVLLKGKTWKQAIDQDWRKKKAWKPGWEYVLNELHTHHHEGASVKHRAVVAKKHTLVVKRHVHSKKTRSSVAKPTMKVHSVKKRSKLRGMTKPSTMGKKKVLPVKRTVKRTVPKRKTNPKSMKVSKSINKIPPKRKRKVVLPKKKRV, from the coding sequence ATGACGGTTAAGATCACCTATTTTGTTCATGGAACTACTACAGATAATGAACAAGATATTGCTACTGGTCAAAATCAAGGTGAACTTTCAGAGAGAGGAATTAAAGAATCAGAAGAGTTAGCACGATTAACCGCGGATAAAAAATTTGAAGTAGTGTTTTGTTCTGATTTACAGCGGGCAGTCGATTCAGCGTTTCATGCGTTTGGCTCACGTTTCTTTGTTTTACTTGATGATCATTTACGTGAAGCAAACTATGGTACACTCACAGGAAAGTCATTTAAGTTAATTAAAAGTAAGTTATATCATTATGTCCATACTCCATTTCCTCAAGGTGAAAGTTTAACTGATGTGGAAAAGCGAATAAAAGAATTCTTACTCTTTGTAAAGAAAAAATATGATGGTAAAAGTATTGCTATTGTTGGTCATCAAGCACCACAGCTTGCACTTGATGTCTTATTGAAAGGCAAGACTTGGAAACAAGCCATCGATCAAGACTGGCGCAAGAAAAAAGCGTGGAAACCTGGGTGGGAGTATGTATTAAACGAGTTGCATACGCACCATCATGAGGGGGCTTCTGTAAAACATCGTGCCGTTGTTGCGAAAAAACATACTTTGGTTGTGAAACGTCATGTTCATTCAAAGAAAACACGAAGTTCTGTTGCTAAACCGACTATGAAAGTTCATTCTGTAAAAAAGAGGAGCAAATTAAGAGGAATGACAAAACCGTCAACTATGGGTAAGAAAAAAGTACTTCCTGTAAAAAGAACTGTGAAGAGGACTGTACCAAAGAGAAAAACTAACCCTAAAAGTATGAAAGTGAGTAAGAGTATAAACAAAATCCCTCCTAAAAGAAAACGGAAAGTGGTTCTTCCAAAGAAAAAAAGAGTATAA
- a CDS encoding DJ-1/PfpI family protein yields the protein MTTALFIIANEGYQDREYGVPKEILEKAGIHVTTAAKKKGLCHGSMGGTVNAIALSDAVENDFDIIIFVGGPGSAVYQKEGLAHSLVRHALETGKMIGAICLAPTILAYAGVLKGKKATVWNLDGKQEAILATNGATFTNEAVTIDGKIVTANGPMAAEAFANAVLKVLGKAQK from the coding sequence ATGACTACAGCATTATTTATTATCGCAAATGAAGGGTATCAAGACCGAGAGTATGGAGTTCCTAAAGAGATTTTAGAAAAAGCGGGAATACATGTGACTACTGCTGCGAAGAAGAAAGGATTATGCCATGGATCTATGGGGGGCACTGTTAATGCAATTGCTCTTTCAGATGCAGTTGAGAATGATTTTGATATTATTATTTTTGTGGGAGGACCTGGAAGCGCAGTGTATCAGAAAGAAGGATTAGCGCATAGTCTGGTGCGTCATGCTCTTGAAACGGGAAAAATGATAGGAGCTATTTGTTTAGCACCAACGATTCTAGCATATGCAGGTGTGCTTAAAGGAAAAAAAGCTACTGTGTGGAATCTTGATGGAAAACAAGAAGCGATTCTTGCGACTAATGGAGCAACGTTTACGAACGAAGCAGTTACTATTGACGGGAAGATTGTGACGGCGAATGGACCAATGGCTGCAGAAGCGTTTGCCAACGCAGTGTTAAAAGTTCTGGGAAAAGCACAAAAATAG
- a CDS encoding DHH family phosphoesterase gives MKHRLITHANCMDGFCSAFIFKKYLTTAFGLPNSNFEIIPVKPTDIEHGKIDITKNDIILDLPPVSGTFFCWIDHHGSNRDAKPAIPHVIWRMAPSCTGLLCDIAQEKGVTLPASIQEFRKAIDLIDTAGYSYEEYMQCYYQPQNWQELTVLQKMHMLSSFFATGDPVLNQELFIFLLQDPLPETPLELVDRYWIWAQRFYTAHVQSFEEWRKNVDGYMYLHDNANCVVQDDRRATMKRGVPDRFYVFAKYRDAVYSLNVKIVDDKMARIGIGTNIFNRPARFVDVGALCKEVGKKFGAGSGGGHKEVGGTEVFIENIDVALDFVWERMEKS, from the coding sequence ATGAAACATCGTCTTATCACACACGCTAACTGCATGGATGGATTTTGCAGTGCGTTTATTTTCAAGAAGTATCTTACAACTGCGTTTGGATTACCTAATTCGAATTTTGAGATTATTCCGGTGAAGCCAACTGATATTGAGCATGGAAAGATAGATATTACAAAAAATGATATTATTTTAGATCTGCCACCCGTTTCAGGTACATTCTTTTGCTGGATCGATCATCATGGCAGCAATCGTGATGCGAAACCAGCAATCCCTCATGTGATCTGGCGTATGGCACCAAGCTGTACCGGATTATTGTGCGATATAGCTCAAGAGAAAGGCGTTACGCTTCCTGCATCAATACAAGAATTTCGTAAGGCTATTGATCTCATTGATACCGCAGGATATAGTTATGAAGAATATATGCAATGTTATTATCAACCGCAAAATTGGCAGGAATTAACAGTGTTACAAAAGATGCATATGTTGTCGTCATTCTTTGCAACAGGTGATCCTGTTTTAAATCAAGAGTTGTTTATTTTCTTGTTACAAGACCCTTTACCTGAAACTCCTTTGGAACTTGTTGATCGGTATTGGATCTGGGCGCAACGATTTTATACGGCCCATGTACAAAGTTTTGAGGAATGGCGCAAGAATGTTGATGGATATATGTATTTGCATGATAACGCAAACTGTGTTGTGCAAGATGATCGTAGAGCAACGATGAAACGCGGAGTTCCCGATAGATTCTACGTCTTTGCTAAATATCGTGATGCAGTGTATTCATTAAACGTAAAAATTGTTGATGACAAAATGGCACGGATTGGCATTGGAACAAATATCTTCAATCGACCTGCTCGTTTTGTTGATGTTGGCGCATTGTGCAAGGAAGTAGGTAAGAAATTTGGCGCAGGATCTGGTGGTGGGCACAAAGAAGTCGGTGGCACAGAGGTGTTTATTGAGAATATTGATGTCGCACTGGATTTTGTATGGGAAAGAATGGAGAAAAGTTAA